From a single Planctellipticum variicoloris genomic region:
- a CDS encoding isocitrate lyase/PEP mutase family protein: protein MSAPRQLRELLARPGIIRSLAPHDVFSARIMEQAGIELLFLGGFGASASLLGLPDTGLITQTEIVEAARRMTSAVRVPVIVDADTGHGDVQNIVRTVRELERAGAAGLLLEDQVFPKRCGHFPGKQVTSAEEMLVRLRAALDARVDPDFTIIARTDALTVHGVDDAIGRAQQYAEAGADVCFVEAPRSVDELARIAREIPRPQLANMLVGGATPILSAADLEQLGYRICVSPVESLAIAGFAVRALAQAMLKEGRVDGLSDRMLPFAELQQVLGVAESLGLRERFEKRG, encoded by the coding sequence ATGTCCGCACCCCGTCAACTTCGAGAACTGCTGGCCCGGCCGGGGATCATCCGGAGCCTGGCGCCGCATGACGTATTCTCGGCCAGAATTATGGAACAGGCCGGGATCGAGCTGCTGTTTCTGGGAGGCTTCGGGGCCTCGGCGAGCCTGCTGGGGCTGCCGGATACGGGGCTGATTACGCAGACTGAAATTGTCGAAGCCGCCCGGCGGATGACGTCGGCCGTCCGCGTGCCGGTCATCGTCGACGCAGACACCGGGCATGGGGACGTGCAGAATATTGTCCGGACCGTGCGCGAGCTGGAGCGGGCCGGGGCGGCGGGCCTGCTCCTGGAGGATCAGGTCTTCCCGAAACGCTGCGGCCATTTTCCGGGGAAGCAGGTGACCAGCGCGGAGGAGATGCTGGTCAGGTTGCGGGCGGCGCTCGATGCGCGCGTCGATCCGGACTTTACGATCATTGCCCGGACCGATGCGTTGACGGTGCATGGCGTGGACGACGCCATCGGCAGGGCGCAGCAGTATGCCGAGGCGGGGGCCGACGTCTGTTTTGTCGAAGCCCCCCGGTCTGTCGACGAGCTGGCGCGGATTGCGCGGGAGATTCCCCGACCGCAGCTTGCGAACATGCTGGTCGGCGGTGCGACGCCGATCCTCTCTGCGGCCGATTTGGAGCAACTCGGATATCGCATCTGCGTGTCGCCGGTGGAGAGTCTGGCGATTGCGGGCTTCGCGGTGCGCGCATTGGCGCAGGCCATGTTGAAGGAAGGGCGGGTCGACGGACTGTCGGACCGGATGCTGCCGTTTGCCGAACTGCAGCAGGTTCTTGGCGTCGCGGAGTCCCTGGGTCTGCGGGAGCGATTTGAGAAGCGGGGTTGA
- a CDS encoding Hsp20/alpha crystallin family protein produces MTNETACAPARATELQFVPRTRIQETAEAWEIVCEVPGADDQSAEISLEPDRLILNVRVQPTDLPGFQLVHREYREGNYQQIFKLPDNIDRQGVEATIRQGVLRLKLPKLPVAQTRKVTVVAG; encoded by the coding sequence ATGACGAATGAGACAGCCTGTGCTCCTGCTCGGGCGACCGAGCTGCAGTTTGTGCCGCGGACGCGGATTCAGGAAACCGCCGAGGCGTGGGAGATCGTCTGCGAGGTTCCCGGAGCCGACGATCAGTCGGCGGAGATCTCGCTCGAACCCGACCGGCTGATTCTGAACGTCCGGGTTCAGCCGACCGACCTGCCCGGCTTTCAGCTCGTCCATCGGGAGTACCGCGAAGGGAACTATCAGCAGATCTTCAAGCTGCCGGACAATATCGACCGCCAGGGGGTCGAAGCAACGATCCGCCAGGGCGTGCTGCGACTGAAGCTTCCCAAGCTGCCGGTCGCGCAGACGCGGAAGGTGACGGTGGTGGCGGGATAG
- a CDS encoding Hsp20/alpha crystallin family protein: MRLVHERWNPWRDLARLQHDVQRLARHNRPADAEYPPFNVYQNAEEVVLTSVAPGLDPAGIDLEVGADAVTVRGQRPVWSPEPGQSETVEFSRTLKLPFPVDSQSAEAGYERGVLTIRLRRPVSQQSRKVPVAAG; this comes from the coding sequence ATGCGACTTGTTCATGAACGATGGAATCCCTGGCGCGATCTGGCCCGGCTGCAGCACGATGTTCAGCGGCTGGCCCGGCACAATCGGCCCGCAGACGCGGAGTACCCGCCGTTCAATGTGTATCAGAACGCCGAAGAGGTGGTCCTGACGTCGGTCGCGCCGGGTCTGGACCCTGCGGGAATCGATCTGGAAGTCGGGGCTGACGCGGTAACGGTTCGCGGCCAGCGACCGGTCTGGTCGCCGGAGCCCGGGCAGTCGGAGACCGTGGAGTTTTCCCGGACGTTGAAGCTGCCGTTCCCGGTCGATTCGCAGTCGGCGGAAGCCGGCTATGAGCGAGGCGTGCTGACGATCCGGTTGAGGCGGCCGGTTTCGCAGCAGTCGCGCAAGGTGCCGGTGGCGGCGGGGTGA
- a CDS encoding PQQ-binding-like beta-propeller repeat protein: MFKSVLLGVICVGLATTVRADDWPQWMGPQRDGVWRETGLVEKLPEGGPPVLWRVPVGGGYAGPAVVGDRIYITDKQLPEGTRNPDDPFDRKLTPATERVLCLNAANGELIWKHEYECPYTVSYPAGPRTTPVVRDGRVYTLGAEGHLFCLEADTGKVVWSKNFAKDYGRTTVPIWGYSSNPLLDGDKLICLVGGPGTTVVAFHKETGKELWRALDSADRHGAGYGSPIIVEAGGARQLIVWHPAAVSSLNPESGAVYWNEPFEVREGLTVATPRVRDDLLFVSALYDGSLLLKLAQDRPAASVVWRRKGRNERLTDALHCMISTPVIDGEQIYGVDSYGEFRCLDLATGDRKWETFAPTSGSSLRWGNAFIVKYENGYVLCSENGDLILAQLSPEGYTEISRAHLLEPTGPAQRRDVVWSHPAFARKCVFARNDKELICVSLAKP; encoded by the coding sequence ATGTTCAAATCCGTACTGCTCGGCGTGATTTGTGTGGGGCTGGCGACGACTGTGCGGGCCGACGACTGGCCGCAATGGATGGGGCCGCAGCGCGACGGCGTCTGGCGGGAAACGGGACTGGTTGAAAAGTTGCCCGAGGGAGGGCCGCCGGTCTTGTGGCGCGTCCCCGTTGGTGGCGGATATGCCGGACCCGCCGTCGTCGGCGACCGGATCTACATCACCGACAAGCAACTTCCCGAAGGAACCCGGAATCCGGACGACCCGTTCGACCGCAAGCTGACTCCCGCCACCGAGCGAGTTCTTTGCCTGAATGCGGCCAATGGCGAGCTGATCTGGAAGCATGAGTACGAGTGCCCGTACACGGTGAGCTACCCGGCGGGGCCGCGGACCACTCCCGTCGTGCGCGACGGTCGGGTCTATACGCTCGGCGCCGAAGGGCATCTGTTCTGCCTGGAAGCCGATACCGGCAAGGTGGTCTGGTCGAAGAACTTCGCGAAGGATTACGGTCGGACAACGGTTCCGATCTGGGGCTATTCGTCGAATCCGCTCCTGGATGGCGACAAGCTGATCTGCCTCGTGGGCGGCCCGGGGACGACGGTCGTCGCCTTCCACAAGGAGACCGGGAAGGAGCTCTGGCGGGCGCTCGATTCCGCCGACCGGCACGGCGCCGGCTATGGTTCGCCGATCATTGTCGAGGCCGGCGGAGCGCGCCAGCTCATCGTCTGGCACCCGGCGGCCGTCAGCTCGCTCAATCCGGAAAGCGGCGCGGTCTACTGGAATGAGCCCTTTGAAGTCCGCGAGGGATTGACGGTGGCTACGCCGAGAGTCCGCGACGACCTGCTGTTCGTGAGCGCCCTCTACGACGGATCGCTCCTGCTGAAGCTGGCCCAGGACCGCCCCGCCGCGTCGGTCGTCTGGCGGCGCAAAGGTCGCAACGAGCGTCTGACCGACGCCCTGCACTGCATGATCAGCACGCCCGTGATTGACGGGGAGCAGATTTATGGGGTCGACAGCTACGGCGAGTTCCGCTGTCTCGATCTCGCGACCGGGGATCGGAAGTGGGAGACGTTCGCGCCGACCAGCGGATCGTCGCTCCGCTGGGGCAACGCCTTCATCGTCAAGTACGAGAACGGCTATGTCCTCTGCAGCGAGAACGGCGACCTGATCCTGGCGCAGTTGAGTCCCGAGGGGTACACGGAAATCAGCCGGGCGCATCTGCTGGAGCCGACCGGCCCGGCTCAAAGGCGAGACGTGGTCTGGTCGCATCCGGCCTTCGCCCGCAAGTGCGTCTTTGCCCGGAACGACAAGGAGCTGATCTGCGTTTCGCTCGCAAAGCCGTGA
- the hflX gene encoding GTPase HflX, which yields MPEPMRDELQVQHRTAVLVAVVESSRKLDRDQVLDELKGLVKTAGVTVVGELVQMRAKPHPSTCLGKGKIEELKSLVEATGAELVIFDNNLSPAQGRELEREVDRVIVDRSELILDIFATHARTFEAKLQVELAQLMYTRTRLKRMWTHLERIDGGIGAGRGPGEKQIEIDRRLIGTRISELKRRISEIEVRRERMVRQRESHALVSLVGYTNAGKSTLMNALTGSDVYVADQLFATLDTRTRKWRVPGWGDVLLSDTVGFVRDLPHQLVASFKSTLEEARQADLLLHVVDASNPEAEEQAETVEKVLEEIGVEIRNFVLVLNKSDAVKDREIVDVLRAKYACSVTVSAVTGEGFDQLAAIVAERLGNGFVDVEVETSAGNGKLFAYLAEHSEILDRQYTDSRVTLTCRLPRPLLWRIQGEDTEVRVTERLSVVK from the coding sequence TTGCCCGAACCTATGCGTGATGAGCTGCAGGTGCAGCACCGGACGGCGGTCCTGGTGGCCGTCGTCGAGTCTTCCCGGAAGCTCGACCGAGACCAGGTGCTCGACGAGCTGAAGGGGCTGGTGAAGACTGCCGGGGTGACGGTGGTCGGCGAGCTGGTGCAGATGCGGGCCAAACCGCATCCCAGCACGTGCCTGGGGAAAGGCAAGATCGAAGAGCTGAAGAGCCTGGTCGAGGCGACCGGGGCCGAGCTGGTGATCTTCGACAACAACCTGTCGCCTGCCCAGGGCCGGGAGCTGGAGCGGGAAGTCGACCGGGTCATCGTCGACCGGAGCGAACTGATTCTGGACATTTTCGCCACGCACGCGCGGACCTTCGAGGCCAAGCTGCAGGTGGAGCTGGCCCAGCTCATGTATACGCGAACCCGCCTGAAGCGGATGTGGACCCACCTGGAACGCATCGACGGCGGCATCGGCGCCGGTCGCGGTCCGGGTGAAAAGCAGATCGAAATCGACCGCCGGCTGATCGGCACGCGCATTTCCGAGCTGAAGCGGCGGATCAGCGAAATTGAAGTCCGCCGGGAGCGAATGGTCCGGCAGCGGGAATCGCACGCGCTGGTCTCGCTGGTGGGGTACACCAATGCCGGCAAGAGCACGCTGATGAATGCGCTGACCGGGTCGGACGTGTACGTCGCCGACCAGCTCTTTGCGACGCTCGACACGCGGACGCGGAAGTGGCGCGTGCCGGGCTGGGGGGATGTGCTGCTGAGCGATACGGTCGGTTTCGTGCGGGATTTGCCGCACCAGCTCGTGGCCAGCTTCAAGTCGACGCTGGAAGAAGCCCGGCAGGCGGACCTGCTGCTGCACGTCGTCGACGCCAGTAATCCGGAGGCGGAGGAGCAGGCCGAGACGGTCGAGAAGGTGCTGGAAGAGATCGGCGTCGAGATCCGCAATTTCGTGCTGGTGCTCAACAAGTCGGACGCGGTCAAGGACCGGGAAATCGTCGACGTCCTGCGGGCGAAGTACGCCTGCTCGGTGACGGTCAGCGCCGTGACGGGGGAGGGGTTCGACCAGCTTGCGGCGATCGTGGCGGAACGGCTGGGGAACGGTTTCGTCGACGTCGAAGTGGAAACCTCGGCGGGGAACGGCAAGCTGTTCGCGTACCTGGCGGAGCACTCGGAGATTCTGGACCGGCAATACACGGACTCGCGCGTCACGCTGACGTGTCGGCTGCCGCGCCCGCTGCTGTGGCGGATCCAGGGGGAGGACACCGAGGTGCGGGTGACGGAGCGGTTGTCGGTGGTGAAGTAG
- a CDS encoding 4'-phosphopantetheinyl transferase family protein, which yields MDWISLTADWCQHRSAVHVFRSPAPEGLDEDRLLGRLPDYERQRAARLKFAGPRRQYLVARYVLRQLLGAWCHADPWSLSFTIGPHGKPRLERPGAPEFNLSHSGDWVAIALSADRPVGIDVETIDQKVSRDRLAERYFSLAEQSELASLPDSERWAAFYRGWTCKEAWIKATGRGMGFAVERLTVRLDPALPARLCAVEDDAEAAAQWRLMATAAAPGAPVAVCASGLVEEWRCWDAACLLPADALRDSAATA from the coding sequence ATGGACTGGATTTCGCTCACGGCCGACTGGTGTCAGCACCGGTCGGCCGTGCATGTTTTTCGGAGTCCTGCGCCGGAGGGACTTGACGAAGACCGGCTGCTGGGACGGTTGCCGGACTACGAACGCCAGCGGGCCGCCCGGCTGAAGTTCGCGGGGCCGCGACGGCAGTACCTCGTTGCCCGGTATGTCCTGCGGCAGCTTCTCGGCGCCTGGTGTCACGCCGATCCGTGGAGTCTGAGCTTCACCATCGGCCCCCACGGAAAGCCGCGGCTCGAGCGGCCGGGCGCCCCGGAGTTTAATCTGTCGCACAGCGGCGACTGGGTTGCGATCGCACTGTCGGCCGATCGCCCTGTGGGCATCGATGTCGAAACCATCGACCAGAAGGTTTCGCGCGACCGGCTCGCGGAGCGATATTTCTCGCTGGCGGAGCAGTCGGAGCTGGCCTCCCTTCCGGATTCCGAGCGTTGGGCCGCATTTTACCGGGGCTGGACCTGCAAAGAAGCCTGGATCAAGGCCACCGGTCGCGGGATGGGGTTTGCGGTTGAGCGACTGACGGTTCGGCTCGATCCGGCGTTACCCGCGAGACTTTGCGCCGTTGAAGACGACGCCGAGGCCGCTGCTCAATGGCGCCTGATGGCCACCGCCGCAGCCCCCGGGGCGCCCGTGGCTGTCTGTGCGTCGGGGCTGGTCGAAGAATGGCGCTGCTGGGACGCCGCGTGCCTGCTGCCCGCCGACGCTCTCAGGGACTCTGCAGCGACTGCTTGA
- a CDS encoding DHH family phosphoesterase — MKLDWTPLKQLLDAHERFVITSHVRPDADAIGSEMGLASLLLQRGKQVRIVNPSGTPPNLRFLDPEGTICQLGPGNALPDGFEPEVFIVVDTSAWVQLSDVGRVMRDATCAKVVIDHHQSSDDLGAIILKDTTREATGSLIAELAEALGEPISPLAATALYAAIATDTGWFRFSAVTGETMRTIGLLIDAGASPSEIYRELYEQATISRVHLAGRVLSRVKLECDGVLAWTQVPSSDFTELGAQSSDTEDLVNECLKISGTQVAFIAIEQLNRQVKVSFRSRTSVNVAKVAEQFGGGGHKQAAGATFPGPLSAAVEKALVALKQSLQSP; from the coding sequence ATGAAACTCGACTGGACACCTCTGAAACAGTTGCTCGACGCCCACGAGCGATTCGTCATCACGAGCCACGTGCGGCCCGACGCCGACGCGATCGGGTCGGAAATGGGGCTTGCCAGCCTGCTGCTGCAGCGCGGCAAGCAGGTCCGGATCGTGAATCCCTCCGGAACGCCCCCCAACCTCCGTTTCCTGGATCCCGAGGGGACGATCTGCCAGCTCGGCCCCGGCAACGCGCTGCCCGACGGTTTTGAGCCGGAAGTGTTCATCGTCGTCGACACCAGCGCCTGGGTGCAGTTGTCCGACGTCGGCCGGGTGATGCGGGACGCCACCTGCGCCAAGGTCGTCATCGACCACCATCAAAGCAGCGACGATCTCGGGGCGATTATCCTGAAGGATACGACTCGGGAAGCGACCGGCTCCCTGATCGCGGAACTCGCCGAGGCGCTGGGAGAACCGATTTCGCCCCTCGCCGCAACGGCCCTGTACGCCGCCATCGCGACCGATACCGGCTGGTTCCGGTTCTCGGCGGTGACCGGCGAGACCATGCGGACGATCGGTCTGCTGATCGACGCCGGCGCCTCCCCGTCGGAGATCTATCGCGAACTGTACGAGCAGGCGACGATTTCGCGTGTCCATCTCGCAGGGCGGGTGTTGAGCCGGGTCAAGCTGGAGTGCGACGGCGTCCTGGCCTGGACCCAGGTTCCCTCCTCGGACTTCACCGAACTGGGCGCCCAGTCGTCGGATACCGAAGACCTGGTCAACGAGTGCCTGAAGATTTCCGGAACGCAAGTGGCGTTCATTGCGATCGAGCAGCTCAACCGCCAGGTGAAAGTCAGCTTCCGGAGCCGGACGTCGGTCAATGTCGCAAAAGTCGCCGAGCAGTTTGGCGGCGGCGGGCATAAGCAGGCGGCCGGTGCGACCTTTCCCGGCCCCCTGTCGGCCGCGGTCGAGAAGGCGCTCGTCGCACTCAAGCAGTCGCTGCAGAGTCCCTGA
- a CDS encoding DUF1501 domain-containing protein, with protein MPDPLDAYRQQVTRRQFFGRSALGLGTAALGGLLQRDGLAAAPAGGRLPGLPHAAPKAKRVIYLFQNGAPTHVDLFDYKPLLKEMHGKPVPEEYLGERRFSTMTGDPKGKLMLAPVEPFRQRGECGAWVSDFLPYTASIVDDLCFVKSLHTEAVNHAPGITFFLTGSELPGRPSMGAWLTYGLGSDTEELPAFVVMTSISKGTSCGQIFYDFYWGSGFLPSRYQGVKFRGSGDPVLYLSNPDGISREIRRGVLDDIARLNEMKLQEFGDPEIATQIAQYEMAYKMQASVPELTDFSDETQATLDMYGPQVLEPGTFAHNCLMSRRLVERGVRFVQLMHAGWDQHNSLTTELYTQCKDTDQPSAALVQDLKQRGLLDDTLVVWGGEFGRTPFIQGNINDRPRWGRDHHPYAFTLWMAGGGVKPGLTYGASDDLGMNVATDPVHVHDVQATILHQLGIDHERLTYRFQGRAFRLTDVFGKVVEGVLGQA; from the coding sequence ATGCCCGATCCCCTTGATGCATACCGCCAGCAGGTGACTCGCCGGCAGTTTTTTGGACGCAGTGCACTTGGGTTAGGGACTGCGGCGCTCGGCGGGTTGCTGCAGCGGGACGGGCTGGCGGCGGCTCCTGCCGGCGGACGCCTGCCGGGGCTGCCGCATGCGGCGCCCAAAGCGAAGCGGGTGATCTATCTGTTTCAGAACGGGGCGCCGACGCACGTCGACCTGTTCGACTACAAACCGCTGCTGAAAGAGATGCACGGCAAGCCGGTCCCAGAGGAGTATCTGGGGGAGCGGCGGTTCAGCACGATGACCGGCGATCCCAAGGGAAAGCTGATGCTGGCCCCGGTCGAGCCATTCCGCCAGCGGGGCGAGTGCGGGGCGTGGGTCAGCGATTTCCTGCCATACACGGCGTCGATCGTCGACGACCTGTGCTTCGTCAAGAGCCTGCATACCGAGGCGGTCAATCACGCGCCGGGGATCACGTTTTTTCTGACGGGGTCGGAGCTGCCCGGCCGGCCGTCGATGGGAGCGTGGCTGACGTACGGGCTGGGGAGTGACACGGAGGAGCTGCCGGCGTTCGTCGTGATGACGTCGATCAGCAAGGGGACGAGCTGCGGGCAGATTTTCTACGACTTCTACTGGGGCTCGGGTTTTCTGCCGTCGCGGTATCAGGGGGTGAAGTTCCGCGGGAGCGGCGACCCGGTGCTGTACCTGTCGAATCCGGACGGGATCAGCCGGGAGATTCGCCGGGGGGTGCTGGACGACATCGCGCGGCTCAACGAGATGAAGCTGCAGGAGTTCGGCGATCCCGAGATTGCCACGCAGATCGCGCAGTATGAGATGGCCTATAAGATGCAGGCCAGCGTGCCGGAGCTGACCGACTTCTCAGATGAAACGCAGGCGACGCTCGACATGTACGGACCGCAGGTGCTGGAGCCGGGGACGTTTGCACACAATTGCCTGATGTCCCGCCGGCTGGTGGAGCGGGGCGTGCGGTTCGTGCAGCTCATGCACGCCGGGTGGGACCAGCACAACAGCCTGACGACCGAGCTTTACACGCAATGCAAAGACACCGATCAGCCGTCGGCGGCGCTGGTGCAGGACCTGAAGCAGCGGGGGCTGCTGGACGACACGCTGGTGGTGTGGGGCGGGGAGTTCGGGCGGACGCCGTTCATTCAGGGGAACATCAACGACCGTCCGCGCTGGGGTCGGGATCATCACCCCTATGCCTTTACGCTGTGGATGGCGGGGGGCGGCGTCAAGCCGGGGCTGACGTACGGGGCCTCGGACGATCTGGGGATGAACGTGGCGACCGATCCGGTCCACGTGCACGACGTGCAGGCCACGATCCTGCACCAGCTCGGCATTGACCACGAGCGGCTGACGTACCGGTTTCAGGGCCGGGCGTTTCGGCTGACGGATGTGTTCGGGAAGGTGGTGGAGGGAGTGCTGGGACAGGCTTGA